In Nitrobacteraceae bacterium AZCC 1564, the following proteins share a genomic window:
- a CDS encoding uracil-DNA glycosylase family protein (product_source=TIGR03914; cath_funfam=3.40.470.10; cog=COG1573; ko=KO:K21929; pfam=PF03167; smart=SM00986; superfamily=52141; tigrfam=TIGR03914), whose amino-acid sequence MAKHPAQDSLTALRAEAADCRACHLWKDATQTVFGEGPRHATIMLVGEQPGDKEDLAGKPFVGPAGRILNRALEDAGIDRDKVYVTNAVKHFKFVPRGKIRLHQKPNTPEIKACRQWYERERAVIKPLLVVAMGSTAAQSVFGKMTPIGKNRGRLIDLEDTKALVTVHPSYLLRQPDEDAKEREYEAFVQDLKVATSYLRRREAA is encoded by the coding sequence ATGGCAAAGCATCCGGCGCAAGACAGTTTGACAGCGCTGCGGGCGGAAGCCGCCGATTGCCGTGCCTGCCACCTCTGGAAAGATGCGACCCAAACGGTGTTCGGCGAAGGACCCCGCCATGCGACCATCATGCTGGTGGGCGAGCAGCCCGGCGACAAGGAAGATTTGGCGGGCAAACCGTTCGTGGGGCCCGCGGGCCGGATTCTCAACCGCGCCCTCGAAGACGCAGGCATTGACCGTGACAAAGTTTACGTCACCAACGCGGTCAAGCATTTCAAGTTTGTGCCTCGCGGCAAGATCAGGCTACACCAGAAGCCGAATACGCCCGAAATCAAGGCATGCCGCCAATGGTACGAGCGTGAGCGCGCAGTGATCAAACCGCTGCTGGTTGTGGCCATGGGCTCCACGGCCGCGCAAAGCGTGTTCGGCAAGATGACGCCGATCGGCAAGAACCGCGGCCGCTTGATCGATCTGGAAGACACGAAGGCATTGGTGACGGTTCATCCCTCCTATCTGCTGCGTCAACCCGATGAAGACGCCAAGGAGCGCGAATACGAAGCGTTCGTACAAGACCTCAAGGTCGCAACGTCATACCTGCGCAGGCGTGAGGCCGCCTGA
- a CDS encoding ferritin-like metal-binding protein YciE (product_source=COG3685; cath_funfam=1.20.1260.10; cog=COG3685; pfam=PF05974; superfamily=47240): MKEKDLHDLFLDTLKDIYFAEKHILKALPKMAKAAHSDKLRAALEKHFGETEGHVDRLDKIFDMLEKPARGKTCEAIQGILDEGKEIMDEYKGTEALDAGLLAAAQSVEHYEISRYGTLKAWATRLGMTEAARLLDETLLEEHKADEALTSIALAAVNSEALAA; encoded by the coding sequence ATGAAGGAGAAAGACCTCCACGATCTGTTCCTTGACACCCTCAAGGACATTTATTTTGCCGAGAAGCATATCCTAAAAGCCCTGCCCAAAATGGCGAAGGCAGCTCATTCCGACAAGCTGCGCGCGGCGCTCGAAAAGCACTTCGGCGAGACCGAAGGGCATGTGGATCGGCTCGACAAGATCTTTGATATGCTCGAGAAGCCGGCGAGGGGCAAAACCTGCGAAGCGATCCAGGGCATCCTCGACGAAGGCAAGGAGATCATGGACGAATACAAGGGGACGGAGGCGCTGGACGCTGGTCTTCTGGCGGCGGCGCAGTCGGTCGAGCACTATGAAATCTCGCGCTATGGAACCCTGAAGGCTTGGGCGACAAGGCTCGGTATGACTGAGGCAGCGCGTCTGCTGGATGAAACTCTTCTGGAAGAGCATAAGGCGGACGAGGCGCTGACCAGCATCGCTCTTGCTGCTGTGAATTCTGAAGCACTCGCGGCTTGA
- a CDS encoding choline dehydrogenase (product_source=KO:K00108; cath_funfam=3.50.50.60; cog=COG2303; ko=KO:K00108; pfam=PF00732,PF05199; superfamily=51905): protein MAKRLEGDFDYIIVGAGTAGCIVANRLSADASKRVLILEAGGKDNWIWFHIPVGYLFAIGNPRSDWMFKTEPEPGLNGRALAYPRGKVIGGSSAINAMISMRGQAADYDHWRQLGLTGWGWDDVLPAFKKLEDHFLGESEHHGVGGGWRIEAPRLSWKVLDAVADAASQMGIRKIPDFNTGNNEGIGYFHVNQKRGRRWSSARGFLKPALSRTNLRLETNVLVDRLIVENGRAAGVRFSQGGETIEARAKGEVILCSGSIGSVQVLHRSGIGPQEWLAPLGIETILDRQGVGRNLQDHLQQRAIYKVEGVRTLNETYYNLFRRGWMGVDYLLRRRGPLTMAPSQLGIFTRSDERQERANIQFHIQPLSLDKFGEPLHRFPAITVAACNLRPTSRGTIRIKSNAPDQAPQIAPNYLATDEDRQVAADAIRVTRKLMKQRALAAYHPQEYLPGPTVGDDDASLAKAAGNIGTTIFHPVGTVKMGSSTDPMAVVDERLRFHGIAGLRVVDASIMPTITSGNTNTPTAMIAEKGASMIIADARR from the coding sequence ATGGCGAAACGCCTCGAGGGAGATTTCGATTACATCATTGTCGGTGCCGGTACAGCCGGGTGCATCGTCGCCAACCGCCTCTCGGCCGATGCCAGCAAGCGCGTGCTGATCCTCGAGGCCGGCGGCAAGGACAACTGGATCTGGTTTCACATCCCGGTTGGTTATCTGTTCGCCATCGGCAATCCACGCTCCGACTGGATGTTCAAGACGGAGCCTGAGCCTGGCCTCAACGGCCGCGCGCTGGCGTATCCGCGCGGCAAGGTCATCGGCGGCTCGTCCGCGATCAACGCGATGATCTCGATGCGTGGACAAGCCGCCGACTACGATCACTGGCGGCAGCTCGGCTTGACCGGCTGGGGCTGGGACGATGTGCTGCCCGCTTTCAAGAAGCTCGAAGATCATTTTCTCGGCGAGAGCGAGCATCATGGCGTCGGCGGCGGCTGGCGCATTGAAGCACCACGTCTCTCCTGGAAAGTTTTGGACGCTGTCGCCGATGCTGCCAGCCAGATGGGGATCCGCAAGATTCCTGATTTCAACACCGGCAACAATGAAGGCATCGGATATTTTCACGTCAATCAGAAGCGCGGGCGACGCTGGTCATCGGCGCGCGGCTTTCTCAAGCCAGCTCTGTCGCGCACCAATCTACGCCTGGAAACCAATGTCCTGGTGGACCGGCTGATCGTCGAGAATGGCCGCGCCGCCGGGGTCAGGTTCAGCCAAGGCGGTGAGACGATCGAGGCGCGTGCAAAGGGCGAAGTCATCCTCTGCTCAGGCTCGATCGGATCGGTGCAGGTGCTACATCGCTCGGGCATCGGCCCGCAGGAATGGTTAGCTCCGCTCGGCATCGAGACCATCCTCGATCGGCAAGGCGTCGGCCGCAATCTGCAGGACCACCTGCAGCAGCGCGCCATCTACAAAGTCGAAGGCGTGCGGACGCTGAACGAAACTTACTATAACCTGTTCCGGCGTGGCTGGATGGGCGTCGATTACCTGTTGCGGCGACGCGGGCCACTGACCATGGCACCGTCGCAGCTCGGCATCTTCACACGCTCCGACGAACGGCAGGAGCGCGCTAACATCCAGTTTCATATCCAGCCCTTGTCGCTCGACAAATTCGGTGAGCCGCTGCACCGCTTTCCGGCGATCACTGTTGCAGCCTGCAATCTGCGCCCCACGTCGCGCGGCACCATCCGCATCAAATCGAACGCACCTGACCAGGCTCCGCAGATTGCGCCGAACTATCTGGCGACCGATGAAGACCGGCAGGTTGCGGCTGACGCCATTCGCGTGACTCGCAAGCTGATGAAGCAGCGCGCACTCGCAGCGTATCATCCGCAGGAATATCTCCCCGGCCCCACCGTGGGCGACGATGATGCCTCGCTGGCCAAGGCTGCCGGCAATATCGGCACTACGATCTTCCACCCCGTCGGAACCGTGAAGATGGGCTCCTCAACTGACCCGATGGCCGTCGTCGACGAACGCTTGCGCTTTCACGGGATCGCGGGCTTGCGCGTGGTGGACGCATCGATCATGCCGACGATCACATCGGGCAATACCAATACGCCCACGGCGATGATTGCCGAGAAAGGCGCCTCGATGATCATCGCGGACGCGCGCCGCTAG
- a CDS encoding error-prone DNA polymerase (product_source=KO:K14162; cath_funfam=2.40.50.140,3.20.20.140; cog=COG0587; ko=KO:K14162; pfam=PF01336,PF07733,PF14579,PF17657; smart=SM00481; superfamily=47413,50249; tigrfam=TIGR00594), translating to MTAYAEIGITTNFSFLRGGSHPQDYVHEASKMRMPAIGIADRNTLAGVVRAYTELSNPEVERKPKLLIGSRLVFMDGTPDILVYPRDRAAYGRLCQLLTLGKRRADKGECSLEIGDLLEFSEGQLLVLTLPHHFDVAQTLKTLDRLKRSGADGIWLAASLLYRGDDKRRLARLQRVAAAARVPLLATNEVLYHDPTRRPLQDVLTCILEKTTIHAIGKKLQANAERHLKSGEEMARLFRDAPEAIEETMRFSDRITFSLEELKYQYPDEPVPPGKTAQQHLEDLTWAGAKTYYPQEIPFKVQKALEKELALIRRLDYAHYFLTVHDIVHHARTEGILCQGRGSAANSAVCYVLGVTSVDPTEVDLLFERFLSQERREPPDIDVDFEHSRREEVMQYVYKRYGRHRAAIVATVIHYRPRSAIRDVGKALGLTEDVTAALADTVWGSWGDGLSEMQVKQAGFDPSNPMIFRAVELASELIEFPRHLSQHVGGYVLTQDRLDTYVPIGNAAMDDRTFIEWDKDDIDNLKMMKVDVLALGMLTCIRKCFDLIADHKGENYKLATVPRERPEVYDMLCRGESLGVFQVESRAQMNMLPRLKPREFYDLVIEVAIVRPGPIQGNMVHPYLKRRNKLEKVEYPSPSPEHGPPDELWQVLHKTMGVPLFQEQAMKIAIEAAKFTADEANGLRRAMATFRNVGTIHKFEDKMVGNMIARGYDPAFAKSCFDQIKGFGSYGFPESHAASFAQLVYVSSWLKHFHPDAFCCGLLNSQPMGFYAPAQIVGDARKNGVEVREIDVSHSFGQNTLEEKSDKHNAVRLGFRQIDGFEVFDVDDRLSEKFGKTQKKSREEYWDQRIVDARKRKEFTSLEDFARETGLPKRALILLADADAFRSLGLDRREALWTVRRLPDDISLPLFSAAAAREQPDEGTKPLPAMPLPEQVVADYQTIRLSLKGHPMEFLRPMFTNEGVISCQGVNHSNDKRRVRCAGVVLVRQRPGSSKGVVFMTLEDETGIANIVVWPKIMEAFRKEVMGSRLIEIEGIIQSSPEKVVHLVAERLVDRSHDLQQLANDALSRKPIVPNGADVIEPLEDELPVQSDMPAHKMRHPRNVRILPRSRDFH from the coding sequence ATGACGGCTTATGCGGAAATCGGCATCACGACGAACTTCTCGTTCCTGCGCGGCGGCTCGCATCCACAGGACTATGTTCATGAAGCCAGCAAAATGCGAATGCCGGCAATCGGCATTGCTGACCGCAATACGCTGGCAGGTGTGGTACGTGCCTACACCGAGTTGAGTAATCCGGAGGTTGAACGTAAGCCGAAATTGCTGATCGGTTCGCGTCTCGTGTTCATGGACGGGACGCCGGACATTCTTGTCTATCCTCGGGATCGCGCTGCTTACGGCCGTCTCTGTCAGTTGCTGACTCTTGGCAAACGAAGAGCGGATAAAGGCGAGTGCAGCCTCGAGATCGGCGATTTGCTGGAGTTTTCCGAAGGTCAATTGCTGGTTCTGACATTGCCGCATCACTTTGACGTCGCGCAGACGCTGAAAACGCTCGACCGGTTAAAACGCAGCGGTGCGGATGGAATCTGGCTGGCTGCGAGCCTCCTTTATCGCGGCGATGACAAACGGCGTCTGGCAAGATTGCAACGTGTTGCTGCCGCTGCCCGTGTGCCTCTGCTCGCGACTAACGAGGTGCTTTATCATGATCCTACCCGCAGGCCGTTGCAGGACGTGCTGACGTGCATTCTGGAAAAGACCACCATTCATGCCATTGGGAAAAAACTTCAGGCCAATGCCGAACGCCATTTGAAGTCAGGCGAGGAGATGGCGCGGTTGTTCCGTGATGCGCCGGAGGCGATCGAGGAGACCATGCGTTTCTCCGATCGCATTACGTTCTCACTCGAAGAACTGAAATACCAATATCCTGACGAACCGGTGCCACCCGGCAAGACGGCGCAGCAACACCTTGAAGACCTGACTTGGGCAGGTGCCAAAACCTATTATCCGCAAGAAATCCCGTTCAAAGTCCAGAAAGCTTTGGAGAAAGAACTCGCGCTGATCCGGAGGCTCGATTACGCGCATTATTTTCTCACCGTACATGACATTGTGCATCACGCGCGCACGGAAGGCATTTTGTGTCAGGGACGGGGATCGGCAGCAAATTCTGCCGTTTGTTATGTGCTCGGGGTCACCTCCGTCGATCCGACGGAGGTCGATCTGTTGTTCGAGCGATTTCTCTCTCAAGAGCGCCGGGAGCCCCCTGATATCGACGTTGATTTTGAGCACTCACGTCGTGAGGAGGTGATGCAATATGTCTACAAGCGCTATGGCCGTCACCGGGCGGCGATTGTTGCGACTGTCATTCATTACCGGCCGCGCAGTGCCATCCGCGATGTTGGTAAGGCGCTTGGTCTGACGGAAGATGTCACCGCTGCACTGGCTGATACGGTGTGGGGAAGCTGGGGCGATGGTCTCAGCGAGATGCAGGTCAAACAGGCCGGGTTCGATCCCAGCAATCCGATGATCTTCCGCGCCGTTGAGCTCGCGAGCGAATTAATCGAATTTCCTCGCCATTTGTCGCAGCATGTGGGGGGCTATGTGCTGACGCAGGATCGGCTCGATACCTATGTGCCGATCGGCAATGCTGCGATGGATGATCGCACCTTTATCGAGTGGGACAAAGACGATATCGACAATTTGAAAATGATGAAGGTCGACGTGCTGGCGCTCGGTATGCTGACCTGCATTCGCAAGTGCTTTGATCTGATCGCGGACCATAAAGGCGAGAACTATAAATTGGCGACAGTTCCGCGAGAGCGGCCGGAAGTCTACGACATGCTCTGCAGAGGCGAATCCCTTGGCGTGTTTCAGGTCGAGAGCCGTGCGCAGATGAACATGTTGCCACGCCTCAAGCCACGCGAATTTTATGACCTGGTGATCGAGGTTGCCATCGTTCGGCCCGGACCGATCCAGGGCAACATGGTTCATCCCTATCTAAAACGGCGAAACAAGCTTGAGAAGGTGGAATATCCATCGCCATCACCAGAACATGGTCCACCTGATGAGCTCTGGCAAGTTTTGCATAAGACAATGGGCGTGCCTCTCTTCCAAGAGCAAGCAATGAAGATCGCAATCGAAGCCGCGAAATTTACAGCCGATGAAGCAAACGGCTTGCGGCGTGCCATGGCCACATTCCGCAATGTGGGCACCATTCATAAATTCGAAGACAAGATGGTCGGCAATATGATCGCGCGCGGTTACGATCCCGCATTTGCCAAAAGCTGTTTCGATCAGATTAAAGGATTCGGCAGTTACGGTTTTCCTGAAAGCCATGCCGCGAGTTTCGCGCAGCTTGTGTATGTGTCCTCATGGCTCAAACATTTTCACCCTGATGCCTTCTGCTGCGGTTTGTTGAATTCGCAGCCAATGGGCTTCTACGCGCCGGCGCAGATTGTCGGCGATGCGCGCAAGAACGGCGTCGAAGTTCGTGAGATCGATGTCTCCCACAGCTTTGGTCAGAATACGCTTGAAGAAAAAAGTGATAAGCACAACGCGGTGCGCCTCGGTTTTCGTCAGATCGATGGTTTCGAGGTGTTTGATGTCGATGACAGGCTTTCCGAGAAATTCGGCAAGACTCAAAAGAAATCCCGCGAGGAGTATTGGGATCAACGCATTGTTGATGCGCGGAAGCGAAAAGAGTTCACCTCACTGGAAGATTTCGCTCGAGAAACCGGGTTGCCGAAGCGCGCCCTGATCCTGCTTGCGGATGCGGATGCATTTCGCTCGCTCGGTCTCGATCGTCGCGAGGCTCTGTGGACAGTGCGTCGGTTGCCAGATGACATCTCGTTGCCGTTATTCTCGGCAGCCGCGGCACGTGAACAGCCGGATGAAGGCACAAAACCGTTGCCAGCCATGCCGCTGCCGGAACAGGTGGTGGCGGATTATCAGACCATCCGCCTTTCACTTAAAGGACACCCGATGGAATTCCTGCGGCCGATGTTCACGAATGAGGGCGTGATCTCCTGCCAAGGCGTGAACCATTCCAATGACAAACGACGTGTGCGATGTGCTGGCGTGGTGCTGGTGCGGCAGCGTCCTGGCAGCTCCAAGGGAGTCGTTTTCATGACTTTGGAGGATGAAACCGGCATCGCAAATATCGTGGTCTGGCCGAAGATCATGGAGGCTTTCCGCAAGGAAGTCATGGGTTCTCGACTGATCGAAATCGAAGGAATTATTCAAAGCAGCCCAGAGAAGGTCGTCCATCTGGTGGCGGAACGACTGGTCGACCGATCTCATGACCTACAGCAGCTCGCCAATGATGCGCTCAGCCGTAAGCCCATCGTGCCGAACGGCGCCGATGTCATCGAACCACTGGAAGACGAATTGCCTGTGCAGTCAGACATGCCCGCGCACAAGATGCGCCATCCGCGCAATGTACGTATTCTCCCACGGTCGAGGGATTTCCACTGA
- a CDS encoding hypothetical protein (product_source=Hypo-rule applied) yields the protein MTQAAIAAMPLNLEHLNSEKKFQWQSIRRKTV from the coding sequence ATGACGCAGGCGGCGATCGCTGCGATGCCTCTCAATCTCGAACATCTCAACAGCGAAAAGAAGTTCCAATGGCAAAGCATCCGGCGCAAGACAGTTTGA
- a CDS encoding amidohydrolase (product_source=TIGR01891; cath_funfam=3.40.630.10; cog=COG1473; pfam=PF01546,PF07687; superfamily=53187; tigrfam=TIGR01891), which translates to MPIVNRVADLQPDIMGWRRELHAHPELMYDVHRTAAFIADRLRAFGCDEVATGVGRTGVVGVIKGRKPGNGGLKAIGLRADMDALPIEEETGLEYRSTVPGKMHACGHDGHTAMLLGAACYLAETRNFAGDAVVIFQPAEEGGAGAAAMIKDGLMDRFNVEQVYGMHNSPGMPVGTFATRVGPTMAATDHIDIHIAGLGGHAARPHKSIDSVLVGAQLITALQSVVSRSVDPLDAAVLSICEFHAGNARNVIPQTAELKGTVRSLTPEVRDLVEQRMREVVAGVAQLSGAKITLEYERSYPVLVNHAAEAGIAARVAADIVGEDNVSIDIPPVMGAEDFAYMVEARPGAFIFIGNGDSAGLHHPAYNFNDDAIAYGSSYWIKLVETQLAG; encoded by the coding sequence GTGCCCATCGTCAACCGCGTCGCCGATTTGCAACCCGATATCATGGGCTGGCGGCGCGAGCTCCACGCGCATCCCGAACTCATGTACGACGTGCATCGCACGGCGGCTTTTATTGCCGATCGGTTGCGCGCGTTCGGTTGTGATGAGGTTGCAACCGGGGTGGGGCGCACCGGCGTGGTTGGCGTGATCAAAGGACGCAAACCAGGCAACGGCGGCCTGAAGGCGATCGGCCTGCGTGCGGACATGGACGCACTGCCGATCGAGGAAGAAACGGGGCTTGAATACCGATCGACCGTGCCGGGAAAAATGCACGCCTGTGGTCACGATGGTCATACGGCGATGCTGCTTGGCGCAGCGTGTTATCTTGCGGAGACGCGGAATTTCGCTGGCGATGCGGTGGTGATTTTTCAGCCGGCAGAAGAGGGCGGTGCCGGTGCTGCTGCCATGATCAAGGATGGCTTGATGGACCGTTTCAACGTCGAACAGGTTTACGGCATGCACAACAGCCCTGGCATGCCGGTCGGAACGTTTGCGACGCGTGTGGGGCCAACTATGGCGGCGACCGACCACATCGATATCCACATCGCGGGCCTCGGAGGCCATGCAGCACGCCCGCACAAGAGTATCGACTCCGTTCTGGTCGGAGCTCAGCTCATCACAGCGTTGCAATCGGTGGTTTCGCGCAGTGTCGATCCACTCGACGCGGCGGTGCTTTCTATCTGCGAGTTTCATGCAGGTAACGCGCGCAACGTCATCCCGCAGACTGCGGAGCTCAAAGGAACCGTCCGATCCTTGACGCCCGAGGTCAGGGACCTTGTTGAACAGCGCATGCGCGAGGTGGTTGCAGGTGTCGCGCAGCTTTCAGGCGCCAAGATCACCCTTGAATATGAGCGGAGCTATCCGGTGCTGGTCAATCATGCCGCCGAAGCCGGTATCGCGGCGCGGGTGGCTGCCGATATCGTGGGCGAGGATAACGTCAGCATCGACATTCCACCGGTGATGGGCGCGGAAGATTTTGCTTATATGGTGGAAGCCCGGCCGGGCGCTTTCATCTTCATCGGGAATGGTGACAGTGCGGGCCTGCACCACCCAGCCTACAATTTTAACGACGATGCCATCGCGTACGGCTCGTCCTATTGGATCAAGCTCGTCGAAACGCAGCTCGCGGGCTGA
- a CDS encoding protein ImuA (product_source=KO:K14160; cog=COG4544; ko=KO:K14160; superfamily=52540) yields MTGARMNTLASLRKTIGRLEGETDGLVRVTLGHAGADATLHGGLVRGALHEVFAEGGRNATAATGFIAGLAHRLAGRRPLLWVRQDFAEIESGALSFGGLAELGLDPRLLVVVKASDAEEALRVTADALACDALGAVVLDVWGEVRQFDLVASRRLTLTARTSNVTCLVLRTAAMPATSTAETRWMVRGVPSSLATEAWGAPILDAELVRNRHGQTGRWIMEWKCDEGLFREQAAYSQPVAAPPVYRQIEATARRRTG; encoded by the coding sequence ATGACCGGCGCACGCATGAATACACTCGCGTCTCTGCGAAAGACCATCGGCCGTCTCGAAGGCGAGACGGATGGGTTGGTGCGTGTGACATTGGGTCATGCCGGTGCGGATGCCACGCTTCATGGCGGCTTGGTGCGGGGGGCGCTGCATGAGGTGTTCGCCGAGGGCGGGCGCAATGCAACGGCGGCGACCGGTTTCATCGCAGGGCTTGCTCATCGTCTGGCTGGACGGCGACCACTGCTCTGGGTGCGGCAGGATTTTGCGGAGATCGAATCCGGTGCGTTGTCGTTCGGAGGTTTGGCCGAACTAGGTCTGGACCCGCGCTTGCTGGTCGTCGTCAAGGCTTCGGATGCAGAGGAAGCGTTGCGCGTCACGGCCGATGCTCTGGCGTGCGATGCCCTTGGCGCAGTGGTGCTCGATGTTTGGGGTGAGGTGCGCCAGTTCGATCTGGTTGCGAGCCGCAGGCTGACGCTCACCGCAAGGACGTCAAACGTCACATGTCTTGTGCTGCGTACAGCGGCAATGCCCGCGACCAGCACGGCCGAAACCCGTTGGATGGTGCGCGGCGTGCCGTCATCTTTAGCAACCGAAGCATGGGGCGCGCCGATACTGGATGCCGAACTTGTTCGCAATCGTCACGGCCAGACTGGACGTTGGATCATGGAGTGGAAATGTGATGAGGGCCTCTTCCGTGAGCAGGCGGCGTATTCTCAGCCTGTGGCTGCCCCGCCTGTCTACCGACAGATTGAAGCGACTGCCAGGCGGCGTACTGGATGA
- a CDS encoding protein ImuB (product_source=KO:K14161; cath_funfam=1.10.150.20; cog=COG0389; ko=KO:K14161; superfamily=102588,56672): MKRLPGGVLDDARPCVVVGKLNNALQVRALNDAAAHIGLEVGLPLANARAIDPDVQVFDLDEIADTKLLEAIADWCDRFTPLVALDPPYGLFLDISGCAHLFGGEAAMLRSICTSFKQQGFIVNAAIAGTAVCARTLTRARRGCIVEDGNEAQAVSALPVFALCADDAITRGLRRAGLKTIGDVASRAPHELTSRFGATFTDLLEQALGQGDAPISPRKPLPDFMVERRFAEPVATDGVIASVLSNLAQMLVEALDKQGKGARRLEASFFRTDGVVRVIAVDAGRPVTKAAVMNRLFREKLDALTDPLDPGFGFDLIRLSASHVEIVVQEQRDFDTRVQENDEVAALIDRISARIGSQRVVVHLPRDTHIPEHAEMALPAQQHLTAASVAEWPACVESEPPLRPLRLFEKPEMIDVPFATVPDGPPRRFIWRRATHAVVRVEGPERIAMEWWQHKGQALTRDYFRVEDEEGLRFWIYRDGLYSEIPQEGDKPVPPKWFMHGLFA, from the coding sequence TTGAAGCGACTGCCAGGCGGCGTACTGGATGATGCACGTCCCTGCGTCGTCGTTGGCAAACTCAACAACGCATTGCAAGTCAGAGCGCTGAACGACGCAGCCGCGCATATCGGCCTTGAAGTCGGCCTGCCGCTCGCCAATGCACGCGCGATTGATCCTGATGTGCAGGTCTTTGACCTTGATGAGATAGCGGATACCAAATTGCTGGAGGCCATTGCCGATTGGTGTGATCGTTTCACGCCGTTGGTGGCGCTCGATCCGCCGTATGGCCTGTTTCTCGACATTAGCGGATGCGCGCATCTGTTCGGTGGCGAAGCCGCTATGCTGCGCAGCATCTGCACTTCGTTCAAACAGCAAGGCTTCATTGTCAATGCTGCGATTGCCGGAACGGCAGTCTGCGCGCGCACGCTGACGCGAGCCAGACGAGGTTGCATCGTTGAAGATGGAAACGAGGCGCAGGCTGTCAGTGCGCTGCCGGTATTCGCCCTCTGCGCAGATGATGCGATCACGCGAGGGCTGCGCCGTGCCGGACTCAAGACCATTGGTGACGTGGCTTCGCGTGCACCCCATGAGCTGACCTCGCGTTTCGGTGCGACTTTCACGGATCTTCTGGAACAAGCCTTGGGGCAGGGTGATGCGCCAATCTCGCCGCGCAAGCCGTTGCCTGACTTCATGGTGGAAAGACGCTTTGCGGAGCCTGTCGCCACCGATGGCGTAATCGCATCTGTTTTGTCCAACCTTGCGCAGATGCTGGTCGAGGCGTTGGACAAGCAGGGCAAGGGCGCGCGCCGGCTGGAGGCGAGCTTCTTTCGCACCGATGGCGTGGTGCGTGTCATCGCGGTGGACGCGGGCCGTCCCGTGACCAAAGCAGCGGTGATGAATCGTCTGTTCCGCGAAAAGCTGGATGCGCTGACGGACCCGCTCGATCCTGGCTTTGGTTTCGATCTTATTCGCCTGTCCGCAAGCCATGTCGAAATTGTCGTGCAGGAGCAGCGTGATTTCGACACGCGTGTTCAGGAGAATGACGAAGTTGCTGCCCTGATCGATCGCATCTCCGCGCGTATCGGCAGCCAGCGTGTGGTGGTGCATCTGCCGCGGGACACGCATATCCCTGAACATGCCGAAATGGCTTTGCCCGCGCAGCAGCACCTGACCGCAGCCTCTGTTGCGGAATGGCCCGCGTGTGTGGAGAGCGAGCCGCCATTGCGTCCTTTGCGGCTATTCGAAAAGCCGGAAATGATCGACGTGCCTTTTGCGACCGTTCCGGATGGTCCGCCACGCCGCTTCATCTGGCGACGGGCGACGCATGCGGTGGTCCGGGTAGAAGGACCCGAACGCATCGCCATGGAATGGTGGCAGCATAAGGGGCAAGCTTTGACGCGCGATTACTTCCGGGTCGAGGATGAGGAAGGGCTGCGTTTCTGGATTTATCGCGATGGTCTTTATAGTGAGATCCCTCAAGAAGGGGACAAGCCTGTTCCTCCAAAGTGGTTCATGCACGGGCTATTCGCATGA
- a CDS encoding hypothetical protein (product_source=Hypo-rule applied), with the protein MALIFNRAGLKIPASDFVELIACRGIGLSLAFDVSWQPPQRAQRAGDDAASIDYSLF; encoded by the coding sequence ATGGCTTTGATCTTCAATCGTGCGGGATTGAAAATACCGGCGTCAGATTTCGTCGAGCTGATCGCCTGCCGGGGCATCGGCCTTTCTCTCGCCTTTGATGTGTCTTGGCAGCCACCCCAGCGGGCACAGCGTGCGGGCGATGATGCGGCGTCAATTGATTATTCGTTGTTTTAA